In the genome of Carboxydothermus pertinax, the window TGATACTGAATTTGGAATAAAGTTTCGAGCTACTTATTGTACCCTTTGTCGGGAGTTGGGCAAAAACTTTGAAGGTTTTAAGGTAATAAACAACTATGATTTTACCTTTTGGGCCATTTTTATTGATACGCTCCTTGAAAATCATGAAAACCTTGAAGAGTTTTTTTGCCTTTATACCCTTAAAAAAAAATTTCGCTTTAAAAACCCTACTTATGGAATAACAAAAGCAGGATATTATACCAAAATTTTTTTACGACTAAAGTTAATTGATTTATGGCAAGATTTCCCCGTAAAACAATTTAACTTCCAAGGACTTTTTGAATCATTTTTAGCTGAGCAACAACTTCGGGAAAAGAAATACAATAAAACTTTGGAATTTTATGCAGAAATATCTGGAGGAATACTGGGAATAATAACTGCTGATACTTTACTAGACAAAGATATTCCCTTAAACAAGACCCTTCTCGCTTATGAGCTTGCCTTTTACGTTGGTAGATTAATTTATCTTTTAGATGCACTTCATGATTTTAAAAAAGACCTGATTTTACGTCGATTTAATGGGATCTTAGCCGCATATCCTGAATTAAAAGATAGGGTAACAGGTAAAGCATTACAAGAAATTAATTATGTATTATTTCGGCACTTAGAAGTAATAAAAGATCGTTTAAGCAAATTAGACTTAAATTTTACTCCGGAAATGATTGCAATTTTGCAAAACAGTTATTTTAAAACCATCTACGGTTTTGTAAAAAATTTACCTTTAAAGGAGGGTGAATATGGATTATTGCCTGAATCTTGGCGCATACTTACCCAAAAACCTTGAACTTTATTGGGAAAAAATCAAGTACAAATCGCTTGACGAACAAATTAAAATAGTAAAAAATGATATTTCAAATGGACTTAGCGCCGAATATTGGTATT includes:
- a CDS encoding DUF5685 family protein, yielding MFGFMRLPKNYSDTEFGIKFRATYCTLCRELGKNFEGFKVINNYDFTFWAIFIDTLLENHENLEEFFCLYTLKKKFRFKNPTYGITKAGYYTKIFLRLKLIDLWQDFPVKQFNFQGLFESFLAEQQLREKKYNKTLEFYAEISGGILGIITADTLLDKDIPLNKTLLAYELAFYVGRLIYLLDALHDFKKDLILRRFNGILAAYPELKDRVTGKALQEINYVLFRHLEVIKDRLSKLDLNFTPEMIAILQNSYFKTIYGFVKNLPLKEGEYGLLPESWRILTQKP